One Natrinema halophilum genomic window carries:
- a CDS encoding sugar-transfer associated ATP-grasp domain-containing protein → MDLVRAYRTIGQVYNLIQAERRTRSSFEVALGDRPWLYRHGFLSKSGEIYSLDLNGPEEYLTDYQRFVRTTRINGSQWNTLIDNKLAFHRLLGEFPTHRPAVYGLLTDGELHVYDRTDGRSVMTDGGLKLEHPSEPASEQPTTEPVTWIADALSDGDRLVLKRFRGSDRTDVHFLERVGEEYVFDGTRMSEAALAKTLTTFDGYLLCEHVEQADYAAELFPHTTNTIRVLTMYDDREREAFIPMAIHRIGTTDSAPVDTFSDGGMSARIDRETGELGEAVKYPTDGTVDWHRTHPDSGARIRGTDVPGWSRVRDQLLEIAEMYSHIPYVGWDLVVTDEGGFEIIGAHSHPNVAPLQVHEPLLADDRTRRFYRDHDVI, encoded by the coding sequence ATGGACCTCGTTCGTGCCTATCGCACTATCGGACAAGTATACAACCTGATACAGGCGGAACGACGGACTAGGTCGTCGTTCGAGGTTGCATTGGGGGACCGACCGTGGCTCTACAGACACGGGTTTCTGAGCAAGTCTGGCGAGATATACTCGCTGGATTTGAACGGTCCGGAGGAGTATCTGACAGATTATCAGCGGTTCGTCAGAACGACGCGAATCAACGGGTCACAGTGGAACACGTTGATCGACAACAAACTCGCCTTTCATCGGTTGCTCGGCGAGTTTCCGACGCATCGCCCAGCCGTGTACGGATTGCTCACTGATGGGGAACTTCACGTATACGACCGGACTGACGGCCGATCAGTGATGACCGACGGCGGGCTCAAACTCGAGCATCCATCCGAACCGGCGAGCGAACAACCGACCACGGAACCAGTTACCTGGATCGCCGACGCCCTTTCTGACGGGGATCGACTCGTATTGAAGCGGTTTCGTGGCAGTGATAGAACCGACGTTCACTTCCTCGAGCGAGTGGGCGAGGAGTACGTCTTCGATGGCACGCGGATGAGCGAGGCCGCTCTCGCCAAGACGCTCACGACCTTCGACGGGTACCTGCTCTGCGAGCACGTCGAACAGGCCGACTACGCGGCCGAACTGTTCCCCCATACGACGAATACGATCCGGGTGCTGACGATGTACGACGATCGAGAACGAGAAGCGTTCATCCCGATGGCGATTCATCGGATCGGAACGACCGACTCCGCTCCCGTCGATACGTTTTCGGACGGTGGGATGAGCGCCCGCATCGACCGAGAAACGGGTGAACTCGGCGAAGCCGTCAAGTATCCGACCGACGGGACGGTCGACTGGCATCGAACGCATCCCGATTCCGGCGCTCGAATCCGGGGGACGGACGTGCCGGGCTGGAGTCGGGTCCGGGACCAACTGCTCGAGATCGCAGAAATGTACTCTCACATCCCCTACGTCGGATGGGATCTCGTCGTCACCGACGAGGGCGGGTTCGAGATTATCGGGGCACACAGCCACCCGAACGTCGCCCCGTTGCAGGTTCACGAACCGTTACTGGCCGACGATCGGACGCGTCGGTTCTACCGCGACCACGACGTCATCTGA
- the dnaJ gene encoding molecular chaperone DnaJ encodes MSEDFYDVLGVSPDASTEEIKQAYRKKATEYHPDVSDDPDAEEKFKKIQKAKQVLTDEEKREAYDQMGHDRYEQAEKHGFDAGEAGGAGGMGGGPFGGMGGNMGGGGMGGGGLGDLFEQVFGGGSGRGGRRQPRKGRDLRTELEIDLEEAYNGAEKQFSVERPEACEVCEGEGHPPEADAETCPQCQGRGQVTQVQQTPLGRVQQTTTCPRCEGEGTLYSETCDECRGEGYVRNEATLTVEIPAGIQGGQTLRMESEGAPSPEGGPKGDMLIDVTVRDHDEFKREGDDLYYRLPVSFPQATFGDTVEVPTLEGAAEFEIPDGTQSGETFRLEGKGMPRLRGRGTGDLYVQVQVVTPDRLNDEQREALEAFAEAGGDEIDIKDGFFEKIKRAF; translated from the coding sequence ATGAGCGAGGACTTCTATGACGTTCTCGGCGTGAGTCCCGACGCGTCTACCGAGGAGATTAAACAGGCGTATCGGAAGAAGGCCACCGAGTATCATCCGGACGTCAGCGACGACCCCGATGCCGAAGAGAAATTCAAGAAGATCCAGAAAGCAAAGCAGGTGCTAACTGACGAGGAAAAACGCGAAGCCTACGACCAGATGGGTCACGACCGCTACGAGCAGGCCGAAAAACACGGCTTCGACGCCGGCGAGGCAGGCGGTGCCGGCGGCATGGGCGGCGGCCCGTTCGGCGGTATGGGTGGCAACATGGGCGGTGGTGGCATGGGCGGCGGCGGCCTCGGCGACCTTTTCGAGCAGGTCTTCGGTGGGGGCAGTGGTCGCGGTGGTCGCCGTCAGCCCCGAAAGGGGAGAGATCTGCGAACCGAACTCGAAATTGACCTCGAAGAGGCGTACAACGGTGCAGAGAAGCAATTCTCCGTCGAACGACCCGAAGCGTGCGAGGTCTGTGAGGGTGAGGGCCATCCCCCGGAAGCGGACGCCGAAACCTGTCCGCAATGTCAAGGTCGCGGCCAGGTAACCCAGGTCCAGCAAACGCCGCTCGGTCGAGTCCAACAAACGACGACCTGTCCACGGTGTGAAGGCGAGGGAACGCTTTATTCGGAGACCTGCGACGAATGTCGCGGCGAGGGGTACGTCCGTAACGAAGCGACGTTGACCGTCGAAATTCCAGCCGGAATTCAGGGTGGCCAGACCCTCCGGATGGAAAGCGAGGGCGCACCTAGCCCCGAGGGCGGGCCCAAAGGCGACATGCTAATCGACGTAACCGTTAGAGATCACGACGAATTTAAACGCGAAGGCGATGACCTGTACTATCGGCTCCCCGTTTCGTTCCCGCAGGCTACCTTCGGAGATACCGTAGAAGTTCCAACACTCGAGGGGGCTGCCGAATTCGAAATTCCGGATGGGACACAAAGCGGCGAAACGTTCCGCCTCGAGGGGAAGGGAATGCCGCGACTCCGTGGCCGTGGAACCGGGGACCTATACGTGCAAGTCCAGGTGGTCACTCCAGACCGCTTGAACGACGAGCAACGCGAAGCACTCGAAGCCTTTGCAGAGGCCGGCGGCGACGAAATCGACATCAAGGACGGCTTCTTCGAGAAAATCAAACGAGCGTTCTAA
- a CDS encoding histidine kinase N-terminal 7TM domain-containing protein: MFQFSPFVVPYFGSGIVTAGVAAYTYRYHRKYGSDETVLSLAVMMLSATIWILSRSFQYVVTDETLKVLLASIVWIGWGGGVMGLLFFTLAYTGRTDVFARRTVGILLVPVVIGILLALTNELHTLLWTGEFVSRNGLYVYVTEPEPAHLLSLLYLDAVVVYSVVLLVKHSFDSAKLYRRQTIAIVLGAITPMTLGALFLFNLIPFVPDFLDLTPIGIGVTGLCFSYAIFRYRMLDLVPIARRTAWDEVDDAIVTLDGDNRVLDANVAARNLFIDDGDDYVGMQGSAFFDSVPDEVLERYEDTAEVETQIAVQLDGEERYFSLSLSPIDRGSNTRGGRVVVLRDITGIKRREEELDLLRQVQSRVLRHNIRNELTSIRGHTNHVAEAVEDGHAERLQTVLEASDDLLSISRKARLVEDVVDGDGKPAEYDLRDVVDETIESMENRYPNVSFDVNGPNSRPVEADTRLEVVIENLLENAAEHNDATSPCVSVRLTNDETPTLTITDNGSGIPEYELTVLEDERETSLEHGSGIGLWLVKWIVDRSSATLEFQTNSDGTEATLRFG; encoded by the coding sequence ATGTTCCAATTCTCTCCGTTCGTCGTTCCGTATTTCGGGTCGGGGATCGTCACGGCCGGCGTAGCGGCATATACGTATCGATACCATCGGAAATATGGGAGCGACGAGACGGTCCTGTCACTTGCCGTCATGATGCTATCGGCGACGATCTGGATTCTATCGCGGTCGTTCCAATACGTCGTCACCGACGAGACGTTGAAGGTGCTCCTGGCATCGATCGTCTGGATCGGCTGGGGCGGAGGGGTGATGGGGCTCCTGTTCTTCACGCTGGCCTACACCGGACGAACCGACGTTTTTGCGCGTCGTACCGTTGGAATCCTGCTAGTCCCGGTCGTGATTGGAATCCTGTTGGCCCTCACCAACGAACTTCATACCCTGTTGTGGACCGGCGAGTTCGTCAGTCGAAACGGATTATACGTCTACGTTACCGAACCCGAGCCGGCGCATCTACTATCGCTGTTGTACTTGGACGCCGTCGTCGTCTACAGCGTGGTTTTGCTCGTAAAGCACTCGTTCGACTCGGCCAAACTCTACCGACGACAGACGATTGCTATCGTTCTGGGTGCGATAACGCCGATGACGCTTGGCGCGTTGTTTCTTTTCAATCTGATCCCGTTCGTTCCGGATTTCCTCGACCTCACTCCAATCGGCATTGGCGTAACCGGCCTGTGTTTTAGCTACGCTATCTTTCGCTACCGAATGCTCGATCTGGTGCCCATCGCTCGACGAACCGCGTGGGACGAGGTGGATGATGCCATCGTCACGCTGGACGGCGATAACCGCGTACTCGACGCGAACGTCGCCGCCCGGAACCTGTTCATCGATGATGGCGACGACTACGTCGGCATGCAAGGATCCGCCTTTTTCGATTCAGTGCCCGACGAGGTGCTAGAACGCTACGAAGACACTGCAGAGGTCGAAACCCAGATCGCCGTGCAACTCGACGGCGAGGAACGATACTTTTCACTGTCTCTGTCCCCGATCGACCGAGGGTCCAATACCCGGGGTGGACGAGTGGTCGTCCTCAGGGATATCACCGGAATCAAACGCCGTGAGGAGGAACTCGACCTGCTCCGACAGGTGCAGTCCAGAGTACTTCGACACAACATCCGCAACGAACTGACCTCTATCCGGGGCCACACAAATCACGTCGCCGAAGCCGTCGAAGACGGTCACGCCGAACGGCTTCAGACTGTCCTCGAGGCCAGCGACGACTTGCTATCGATCAGTCGAAAAGCGCGACTGGTCGAAGACGTCGTCGACGGGGACGGAAAACCTGCCGAATACGATCTTCGAGACGTCGTCGACGAAACGATCGAGAGCATGGAAAACCGATATCCGAACGTCTCGTTCGACGTGAACGGACCCAATTCTCGTCCCGTCGAGGCTGACACCAGACTCGAGGTGGTCATCGAGAACCTTCTGGAGAACGCTGCAGAACACAACGATGCCACCAGTCCGTGCGTCTCGGTTCGTCTCACGAACGACGAGACGCCGACGCTTACCATCACGGACAACGGGTCGGGTATTCCAGAGTACGAGCTTACTGTCCTCGAAGACGAACGCGAAACGTCACTGGAACACGGCAGCGGCATCGGCCTGTGGCTGGTCAAGTGGATCGTCGACCGCTCGAGTGCAACATTGGAGTTTCAGACGAATTCAGACGGTACCGAAGCGACCCTCCGGTTCGGCTAA
- the dnaK gene encoding molecular chaperone DnaK, with amino-acid sequence MASNKILGIDLGTTNSAFAVMEGGDPEIIVNAEGERTTPSVVAFTDDEERLVGKPAKNQAIQNPEKTISSIKRHIGEEDYTVEVEDEEYTPEQISAMILQKIKRDAEDYLGDEIEKAVITVPAYFSDRQRQATKDAGEIAGFEVERIINEPTAASMAYGLEDDQDQTVLVYDLGGGTFDVSILDLGGGVYEVVATNGDNDLGGDDWDRAIIDWLADGFEDEHGIDLREDRQALQRLKDAAEEAKIELSSRKETEINLPFITATDDGPIHLEESLTRAKFESLTQDLIDRTIEPTEQALEDAGYEKDDIDEVLLVGGSTRMPQVGEKVEELTGQEPQKNVNPDEAVALGAAIQGGVLGGEVDDIVLLDVTPLSLGIEVKGGLFERLIEKNTTIPTEESKIFTTAAANQTTVQVRVFQGERELAEENELLGEFHLTGIPPAPAGTPQIEVTFSIDENGIVNVSAEDKGSGTTEEITIEGGAGLSDAEIEKMQREAEKHAEEDQQKRQRIEARNTAEATIQRAETLLEENDEQVDDDLRADIEDAIANLEETIDDDDADADDIEAATENLSEELQEIGKQIYQQEAGAAGAGGAAGAGGAAGGAAGAGPGGMGGGPNPGPDAGAGAAGGEDEEFVDADFEDVDDEDE; translated from the coding sequence ATGGCGAGCAACAAAATTCTCGGAATCGACCTCGGAACGACGAACAGTGCGTTCGCGGTGATGGAAGGTGGCGATCCGGAGATAATCGTTAACGCAGAAGGCGAACGAACGACGCCCTCCGTCGTTGCCTTTACCGACGACGAAGAGCGCCTCGTCGGGAAACCAGCGAAGAATCAGGCGATTCAGAACCCCGAAAAGACGATTTCCTCGATCAAACGTCATATCGGCGAAGAGGATTACACCGTCGAGGTCGAGGACGAAGAGTACACGCCAGAACAGATCTCGGCGATGATCCTCCAGAAGATCAAACGCGACGCCGAGGACTATCTGGGTGACGAAATCGAAAAGGCCGTCATCACGGTTCCCGCTTACTTCTCCGACCGACAGCGCCAGGCGACCAAAGACGCGGGTGAAATCGCTGGCTTCGAAGTCGAGCGCATCATCAACGAACCGACCGCCGCGTCGATGGCGTATGGGCTCGAGGACGATCAAGATCAGACCGTCCTCGTTTACGACCTCGGTGGTGGCACCTTCGACGTCTCCATACTGGATCTCGGCGGCGGCGTCTATGAGGTCGTTGCGACTAACGGTGACAACGACCTCGGTGGCGACGACTGGGACAGGGCGATTATCGACTGGCTTGCTGACGGATTCGAGGACGAACACGGAATCGACCTCCGCGAAGACCGTCAGGCCCTCCAGCGGCTCAAAGACGCGGCGGAAGAAGCCAAAATCGAACTCTCTTCCCGAAAGGAAACCGAAATCAATCTTCCCTTCATCACGGCGACCGACGACGGCCCGATTCACCTCGAGGAGTCGCTCACGCGTGCGAAGTTCGAATCCCTGACCCAGGATCTCATCGACCGAACCATCGAACCCACCGAGCAGGCACTCGAGGATGCTGGCTACGAAAAAGACGACATCGACGAAGTACTGCTCGTCGGCGGATCGACGCGGATGCCCCAGGTCGGCGAGAAGGTCGAAGAGCTGACCGGTCAGGAACCGCAGAAGAACGTTAATCCGGACGAAGCGGTCGCACTGGGTGCGGCGATTCAGGGTGGCGTCCTCGGTGGCGAGGTCGACGACATCGTTCTGCTCGACGTGACGCCGCTCTCGCTCGGTATCGAGGTCAAGGGCGGCCTCTTCGAGCGACTCATCGAGAAGAACACGACGATTCCAACCGAGGAATCGAAGATTTTCACCACTGCAGCGGCCAACCAGACCACCGTTCAGGTACGGGTCTTCCAGGGTGAGCGCGAACTGGCCGAGGAGAACGAACTGCTCGGCGAGTTCCACCTGACGGGTATCCCACCGGCTCCGGCGGGTACGCCCCAAATCGAGGTCACGTTCTCGATCGACGAAAACGGTATCGTCAACGTCTCCGCCGAGGACAAAGGCAGCGGTACGACAGAAGAGATCACCATCGAGGGCGGTGCCGGTCTTTCGGACGCAGAAATCGAAAAGATGCAACGCGAGGCCGAGAAACACGCCGAGGAAGACCAGCAAAAGCGCCAGCGCATCGAGGCACGCAACACCGCCGAAGCCACGATCCAGCGCGCCGAAACGCTACTCGAGGAGAACGACGAGCAGGTCGACGACGACCTTCGCGCCGACATCGAGGACGCGATAGCGAACCTCGAAGAAACGATCGACGACGACGACGCAGACGCCGACGATATCGAAGCTGCGACGGAAAACCTGAGCGAGGAACTGCAGGAGATCGGAAAGCAAATTTATCAGCAGGAAGCCGGTGCAGCGGGTGCTGGCGGCGCAGCCGGCGCTGGCGGCGCAGCCGGCGGTGCCGCGGGAGCAGGACCCGGCGGCATGGGCGGCGGCCCGAATCCCGGCCCCGACGCCGGTGCGGGTGCGGCGGGCGGCGAGGACGAAGAGTTCGTCGACGCCGACTTCGAAGACGTCGACGACGAGGACGAATAA
- the grpE gene encoding nucleotide exchange factor GrpE — MSEDEGTNASAQGVQSEEESNDGEMADVNPEESVGGETESAPDSNDSESEPSATESESEATDIGSNRGTTEDETEAETDTDDDAPETSEDIQRVLDRVTEYDDELAHKVSSIVEEARDLNGTVTHQREELEDLEERIESQAETIGELQDELDEYEQALNERDEQLEAHKEEIDELKSRLKRKQADFQNYKKRAKKRQQQIKDRATEDLVERLIGVRDNLKRALEEESDDTESLQQGVEMTLREFDRILEDENVSEIDPEPGTEADPQRHEVMMQVESSRPEGTIDEVYTPGYEMGDKVIQNAQVTISNGDPGTETESPADDAERGSEGASDDSEAGSDEDADESAETNASTDGSVDVSDDAGEKEETDADDGAIELGGEVATDDDIDETPVDDVDE, encoded by the coding sequence ATGAGCGAAGACGAAGGGACGAATGCGTCCGCCCAGGGTGTCCAGTCCGAGGAGGAATCCAACGACGGCGAGATGGCTGACGTGAATCCCGAGGAGTCGGTCGGCGGGGAAACGGAATCGGCTCCCGACTCGAACGATTCCGAATCAGAACCGTCGGCGACGGAATCGGAATCAGAGGCGACCGATATCGGTTCGAACAGAGGAACGACCGAGGATGAGACAGAGGCAGAGACGGACACGGACGACGATGCACCCGAAACGAGCGAGGACATCCAGCGTGTCCTCGACCGTGTCACCGAATACGACGACGAACTCGCACACAAGGTAAGCTCGATCGTCGAGGAAGCTCGCGACCTCAATGGCACAGTCACACACCAGCGCGAGGAACTGGAGGATCTCGAAGAGCGAATCGAGTCCCAGGCCGAAACGATCGGCGAATTACAGGACGAACTCGACGAGTACGAGCAGGCATTGAACGAACGAGACGAACAACTCGAAGCACACAAAGAGGAAATCGACGAGCTGAAGAGTCGACTGAAGCGCAAACAGGCGGACTTCCAGAACTACAAGAAGCGCGCGAAAAAACGCCAACAGCAGATCAAGGATCGCGCTACCGAAGACCTAGTCGAGCGACTCATCGGCGTCCGCGATAATTTGAAACGCGCACTCGAGGAGGAAAGCGACGATACCGAAAGCCTTCAGCAGGGCGTCGAAATGACCCTCCGAGAATTCGACCGTATCCTCGAAGACGAGAACGTCTCCGAAATCGATCCAGAGCCCGGGACAGAAGCCGACCCCCAGCGCCACGAGGTCATGATGCAGGTCGAAAGCAGTCGTCCTGAAGGGACCATCGACGAAGTCTACACCCCCGGCTACGAGATGGGTGATAAGGTCATTCAGAACGCACAGGTGACCATCTCGAACGGCGATCCCGGGACTGAAACTGAATCACCCGCTGACGACGCCGAACGCGGGAGCGAAGGGGCGAGTGACGACAGCGAGGCCGGAAGTGACGAGGACGCCGATGAATCCGCAGAGACCAACGCATCCACAGATGGATCGGTCGACGTCTCCGACGACGCAGGAGAGAAAGAAGAAACCGACGCGGACGATGGAGCGATCGAACTTGGTGGCGAGGTCGCCACCGACGACGATATAGACGAGACTCCGGTGGACGATGTCGACGAGTGA
- a CDS encoding ZIP family metal transporter, whose translation MVPVVELFVRIAGENPVVQGLVGGIVIAVLNLLGASLVLVWQDPSERALDGALGFAAGVMLAAAFTSLIIPGIDQYSGGNPIPTLVGVVLGAVFLDRADGLVPHAHYLLTGSRRTDEADPSTSLPLESERLTPVILFILAITLHNMPEGLAVGVGFGSGDIENAIPLMLAIGIQNIPEGLAVSVAAINAGLDRRFYAAFAGIRSGIVEIPLAVLGALAVSVVEPVLPYAMGFAAGAMLFVISDEIIPETHTRGYERIATLGVMAGVVIMLYLDVSLG comes from the coding sequence ATGGTTCCAGTAGTCGAGTTGTTTGTTCGAATCGCCGGCGAAAACCCGGTCGTACAGGGGCTCGTCGGCGGGATCGTTATCGCGGTGTTAAACCTGCTCGGCGCATCGCTGGTGCTCGTCTGGCAAGATCCTTCGGAACGTGCGCTCGATGGCGCACTCGGATTCGCGGCCGGTGTGATGCTGGCTGCAGCCTTCACGAGCCTCATCATCCCGGGGATCGACCAGTATTCGGGAGGAAATCCGATTCCGACGCTCGTGGGCGTCGTACTCGGTGCCGTCTTCCTCGACCGTGCCGACGGGCTCGTCCCGCACGCACACTATCTGCTGACCGGGAGCAGGCGGACGGACGAAGCCGACCCGAGTACGTCCCTTCCGCTCGAGAGCGAGCGGCTGACGCCCGTGATCCTCTTCATCCTCGCTATCACCCTCCACAACATGCCCGAAGGGCTAGCCGTGGGTGTCGGCTTTGGCTCCGGAGACATCGAGAACGCGATTCCGCTCATGCTCGCTATCGGCATTCAAAATATACCGGAAGGGCTCGCCGTGTCGGTAGCCGCCATCAATGCGGGCCTGGATCGGCGCTTCTACGCAGCCTTCGCCGGAATACGATCCGGCATCGTCGAAATACCCCTTGCGGTTTTAGGCGCGCTGGCAGTAAGTGTCGTCGAACCGGTACTGCCGTACGCGATGGGATTTGCCGCGGGAGCGATGCTTTTCGTCATTTCCGACGAGATCATCCCCGAAACCCACACTCGCGGATACGAGCGGATCGCGACGCTCGGCGTAATGGCAGGCGTCGTCATAATGCTGTATCTCGACGTCAGTTTGGGATAG
- a CDS encoding halocyanin domain-containing protein has translation MELIERRTILKTIGVSTVLGGISGSASAQEGEEEPDYGDWFDDVENYEETEDLTGEDEVTVDVGAGDGLQFDPPAFRIDQDATVVWEWTGEGGSHNVVHVPEEEESLGIENATGAEEPVFETEITDEAGFTFEHQFEDTGTYLYVCEPHRQQGMKGAVVVE, from the coding sequence ATGGAACTGATCGAACGACGAACGATACTCAAAACGATCGGCGTAAGTACCGTCCTCGGCGGCATCAGTGGCTCCGCGAGCGCACAGGAGGGTGAGGAGGAACCGGACTACGGCGATTGGTTCGACGACGTCGAGAACTACGAGGAGACCGAGGATCTGACGGGAGAGGACGAAGTCACCGTCGACGTCGGGGCTGGAGATGGCCTCCAGTTCGATCCCCCCGCTTTCCGCATCGATCAGGATGCGACGGTCGTCTGGGAGTGGACGGGCGAGGGCGGCAGCCACAACGTCGTCCACGTTCCAGAAGAAGAGGAGTCGCTGGGAATCGAAAATGCAACTGGTGCGGAGGAACCGGTTTTCGAGACCGAAATCACCGACGAAGCAGGGTTTACGTTCGAACACCAGTTCGAAGACACCGGGACGTACCTGTACGTGTGTGAGCCCCACCGCCAACAGGGGATGAAGGGCGCGGTTGTCGTCGAATAG
- a CDS encoding DsbA family protein translates to MSLDQPSRRAVLAGTGTLLGSGSLYYATRSDESADHDLSPPFHSSDEPSALGVELREKPIMGSPDAPLELYYWTDFQCPFCERFERETLPELVRNHVRPGTVRIVFISLPYFGADSMTAAVAGKCVWDQVRRSEPTAYWDWHTAIFDEQGEKNSGWASAENLVEYTHSVSGVDAAALETCLEERRSELEARIDADAERARSGGISSTPTFVVFDRDLESGTSLVGAQPIERFDEAIDRYESG, encoded by the coding sequence ATGTCGCTCGATCAGCCGTCCCGTCGCGCCGTTCTTGCGGGCACTGGAACGCTGTTGGGTAGTGGCAGCCTCTATTATGCCACGCGATCCGACGAGAGCGCCGATCACGATCTGTCTCCACCATTTCACTCGAGCGACGAACCGTCCGCACTCGGCGTCGAGTTACGGGAGAAGCCGATCATGGGCTCGCCGGACGCACCGCTCGAGTTGTACTACTGGACGGACTTCCAGTGCCCGTTCTGCGAACGATTCGAACGAGAGACGCTCCCCGAACTCGTTCGGAATCACGTCCGACCCGGAACGGTTCGAATCGTGTTCATCTCGCTGCCGTATTTCGGCGCGGATTCGATGACTGCCGCGGTCGCCGGAAAGTGCGTGTGGGATCAGGTCCGCCGATCGGAGCCGACGGCGTACTGGGACTGGCACACCGCTATCTTCGACGAACAGGGCGAGAAAAACTCCGGCTGGGCGTCAGCGGAGAACCTCGTCGAGTACACGCACTCGGTTTCCGGTGTGGACGCCGCTGCACTCGAGACCTGTCTCGAAGAACGGCGCTCGGAACTCGAAGCCCGGATCGACGCGGATGCCGAACGAGCCCGCTCGGGTGGTATTTCGAGCACGCCAACGTTCGTCGTCTTCGATCGAGATCTCGAATCGGGGACGTCGCTCGTGGGCGCCCAGCCGATAGAACGGTTCGATGAGGCGATCGATCGGTACGAGAGCGGCTAA